A single region of the Pontimicrobium sp. SW4 genome encodes:
- a CDS encoding gliding motility-associated C-terminal domain-containing protein, whose translation MMRNFTLIIFFLFSLTYTISAQIVISTPSLSFSQACANESFNTYYVTFSFSPESELNTTNQFIIELSDDTGSFSNPTTVYTSTQGAITTSPATLGFSLPNTTASETYKVRIKSTAPAATSIGSVAFPAYYKIQDEPFSINNLISTAVFCSGSSYLLSIDNPGNESNNSPLQYPSLTFNWYKETSPTTSVFVASGETLSVTEPGVYFVKTNYGSCTSDSFSNRVTVSEASSGQTTSSISSSLGNPYCSTQGPTTLSAINGNSYKWFKDGEEISGATDQMLVTNESGIYEVNIDLGDCTASASIELDNTGFTSSIDVSDINYIAEGETLMITVSTTADSPEYVWYLNNDIISGAINNSYEVSQIGNYKVIITQTVGCNASMEFNFVVSNPFPDVSNIPNLISPNGDNINDTWMIPQEFVSGTNTEVIIMDTYGKIVLKTTNYQNNWPQEELNFKNVNPVYYYVITTQNNNTRKGSITVVR comes from the coding sequence ATGATGAGAAACTTTACCTTAATTATTTTCTTTCTTTTTTCTTTAACTTACACTATTAGTGCACAAATAGTAATTAGCACACCTAGCTTAAGTTTTAGTCAAGCTTGTGCAAACGAGTCTTTTAATACTTACTATGTAACATTTTCATTTTCTCCTGAATCAGAATTAAACACAACTAATCAATTTATAATAGAGCTTTCAGATGATACAGGTAGTTTTTCTAATCCAACAACCGTTTACACATCTACCCAAGGTGCTATTACAACATCGCCTGCAACTTTAGGTTTCTCGTTGCCAAATACAACCGCAAGTGAAACTTACAAAGTCAGAATAAAAAGTACGGCTCCAGCTGCGACAAGCATAGGCTCTGTTGCTTTTCCAGCATACTATAAAATTCAAGACGAACCATTTTCAATTAATAACTTAATTTCTACAGCTGTTTTTTGCTCAGGAAGCAGTTATTTATTGAGTATTGATAATCCAGGAAATGAATCAAACAATTCGCCGTTACAGTATCCATCATTGACATTTAATTGGTATAAAGAGACTAGCCCAACAACTTCAGTTTTTGTAGCTTCGGGAGAAACATTGTCTGTAACTGAACCAGGTGTATACTTTGTTAAAACTAATTATGGCTCTTGTACATCAGATTCCTTTTCAAATCGCGTCACAGTTAGTGAAGCATCTTCAGGACAAACCACATCATCTATAAGCTCAAGTCTAGGAAATCCGTATTGCTCAACTCAAGGCCCTACCACTTTGAGCGCTATAAATGGAAATAGCTATAAATGGTTTAAAGATGGTGAAGAAATTTCAGGAGCAACAGACCAAATGTTAGTTACCAACGAATCTGGTATATATGAGGTAAATATTGATTTAGGTGATTGCACAGCAAGTGCTTCCATTGAACTTGATAACACAGGTTTTACAAGTAGTATTGATGTTTCTGACATTAATTACATAGCAGAAGGAGAAACCTTAATGATTACAGTTTCTACAACAGCAGATAGTCCAGAATATGTTTGGTATTTGAATAATGACATTATTTCTGGAGCAATTAATAATAGTTATGAAGTTTCTCAAATTGGTAATTATAAAGTCATTATTACCCAAACAGTCGGCTGTAATGCATCAATGGAATTCAATTTTGTGGTTAGCAATCCGTTTCCAGATGTTTCAAACATTCCAAATTTAATAAGTCCAAATGGTGATAATATTAATGATACATGGATGATTCCACAAGAATTTGTCTCTGGAACAAACACAGAAGTAATAATTATGGACACTTATGGCAAGATAGTTTTAAAAACAACTAATTATCAAAATAATTGGCCACAAGAAGAATTGAATTTTAAAAACGTAAACCCAGTTTATTATTATGTAATTACAACTCAAAATAATAACACAAGAAAAGGCTCGATAACAGTAGTGAGATAA